The following is a genomic window from Geminicoccus roseus DSM 18922.
GTTCGAGTTGAACCTCAACGACCGCAAGACGCTGAAACTGTAGCGATGACTTGCGATAAGAAAAATTACAGTCATCGCGGCTCAACGTCATATCTTCACCGTTGAAAGTTACGCACTGTACGCGCAGGACGTTGTTGCCAATTCCCAAGCGCTGGCTGCCTCCATTCATCAGTACTAGACCTCCTAAGGTCCCCGGGATGCCAACGGCGTGCTCAAGGCCAGAAAGCCCTTCCTGCGCTGACCGACGGGCAAGATAGGGCATCCAGACGCCCGCTTGGGCAACCATAGTGGACCCGGACGTGCGCACGGAAGACATCGATCGAGAGATTCTTAAGATAAGTCCGTTGAAGCCGCGCGTGTCGAACAGGACATTAGAACTATCACCCATAATGAAAACCGGTTCACTTCGCGACCGCATTAGGCGGAAGACGTTACTGATATCAGACGAGCTTGCCGCGTCTACGACACACCATGCATTACCTCCGATCTTCCACCGGGAGATCTGAGATAGGCTGACATTCTTGTGGATACGACCCTCAAGCGTTTCCTCAAGCGGAGCTATTACTTCCCTCAAGAAACTGTCGGTGATAGGGAACCATTGCTGGGAACTCACCGCGCGTTCTCGTTTTCGTTCTCGATATTGATGTCCGCGCCAAGCGCCTTGAGTTTCCGCTCCAAGTCATTATAGCCACGAAGCGCCATATGAACACCGTTAACAGTGGAAATACCGTCTGCGCACAGCGCTGCGATCACCGCCGCCATGCTCCCCCGCAAATCAGTAGAATTCGCCTCCCCGGGAACGAAACGAGCCGGGCCTTGAATTATGATCTTCCCAGGTGCAGCAGTTAAATTCTGATCACCGACTAGCTTTGCTAGCTCATCAACAAATGCAATTCGTTCAGGATATCGATAATCAAATACCCGGGATGTACCGGCACCCCGGAGAGCCAAGGCAACAAACAGTGGCTGCATATCTGAAATCACACCGGGATGGGCTCCGCACGCCAGTTCGAAAGGTTGGACTGCGCCTGAGCGGAGACAATCAGGCGTGACCTGAACAGCGCTAGAATTACGCAATAAATCGATACCGGCATGCTTCAGGTGGATCAGAGGCACCTCCATCGATTCGAAAGGCACATTTTCGATCGTCACTTCTCCTTGAGCAAGGACGGCATAGACTATCCAAGTAAGTGCCTCGATGCGGTCAGGCATAACGGCCATCCGGGAGCCGGATAGGCTTCGGGCTAGCCCGTGGACGACAACGTGGCTAGTGCCATAAACTTCAAGATCTGCTCCCATTTGTCGGAGAAACGAGATAAGATCTCTGACCTCCGGAGTAATATATGCGTTGTAAATTCTTGTCGTTCCTGAAGCAACGGCAGCGCATATCAGTGCGTTTTCGGTTCCCCCGACCGTAGAAATAGGAAAGTCAATCCGTCCGCCCACAAAGCGCTTTCCTCGTACTTCTATGAATGCCTCCTTCTCTTCCACTTCACATCCTAAGGAGCGCCAAACTAGCAAATGCAGATCGTAGCCACGTCCGCCACTAGTGCCCCCTCCAATAGGACAGCCACCTGGATACGGGATACGAGCGATACCAAAACGAGCGAGTTGCGCGGCAGCAAGGAGGTAGGTAGTGCGAATTGGTATGTCATACTCGGATCGATTCAACTCCTCCGCATTCATTGACGACGCGTCGATTCGAATACGCTCTCGATCGTTGTCAATGTCGATCTTTACGCCGATCGATCGGCAGAACCTGACCTTATGTCCAACATCGACGAGCCGGGTAGGAAACTCAGTGAATTCTGAAATTTCGTCCGAAAGCAATGCGGCAGCCAGCAAGCGCGTCGCCGAATTCTTCGCCCCACTTACTCTGACTCGTCCGACTGGACGCCTACCACCGCGGATGATTGCACGCATGCGGATCTCCAATTTGACAGATGGGAAGACGGTACTGAAGCAAACTAGCTAATTCAGTCAAAAGAACTCCTACCAACTTCCTTGGACATGCAAATACTCAACTAGGCCTGTCGTGACCGCACTAGCTGAATTTCCAAGCAAGCCTTGGAAGCTCCAAGATGGCTCTAGATGCATCAACGGCTGTGGAGCGCTCACCAACATCACCCAAGTATACCGCATCATACTCCCGCCCTCTTGAGGGTATCCCTAATGCGACGCGAAATGATGCAAATATCTTGTAAAGCACAGTGCAGTCCGGGTTTAAGGTATCCGCGAAAGAAGTATAAGTAAATGAGATAGCAAGCTAATTGACCGGCGACGAATCCCATCGCTGCTCCATTGGATTGCCAAAGCGGAATCGCAACGGCGCAAACCCCAAAGTTTATTACCAAGCCGACAAGAGCAATCGCGGAGGACGCGTTGGGTTTGCCGATCCCTGTCATTACGCCTGTTAGAACGCGGCATGCGGCGACGGGTCCAAGTCCTAGAGATACAATCTGGAGTGGCTCCACCGCACCAGCGAATGGAGCTCCTAGAACAACCTCAACGACAAGAGGAGCAAGAAAATAAACAGCAGCACCAAGGATTGAAAAGACAATGAGAAATAGAGACGACATACGTATACCAATTGCTGACGCCGCCCCTGCATCTTTTGATCGTGCTGCCTCCGCAAAAAGGACCAGCGCAACCGCAGTCGCAGTGTCGAGAAAAATTTCACTTACTCGCTGCGCTGCAAAGTACAATCCAGCTTGAGTTGCACCTTCTGCTCCCTGGAGGAAAAAAAGACCAATGCGACCTTGGAGCATTACGAGAAAGAGTGATGCTGCGAAAACAAACCCCGATCCGACGAGCCTGGGAAGTTGACTAATTGCTGGAAAAAAGTCCGCTTGGTTGCGATAGGCCATGATTGTCACATATGGTATAAATACTAGAAAGCCGACTCCGAATATCATGAGGGCTAGATCCAGCGTCAAATCTTGAACTAGAAGAAATGGCAGAACGAATACTAGATGTGCAAACCGTGGCCCTGATTCCGCAATCGAGAAATCTCGGATGTTTGATTGTCCGAGGAGGGCACCCTGAATGATCGTTAGGTGCATGAAAGAGGTAACAGCTATGATCACTGCCACCTGGCCGAGTGACGAGAGTCGGCCGATAGTTTCATCAAGCAACCAAAAGATTGCCACGCAGGTTGCGACAGATAGGGCGGGCCAAGCCAGCAGAGAGGCAGAGACTAGCGGCCCCGCGGCATAATCCTCGCGCGCAATCAATCTTGCGGTGGATTGCCTTATGCCCAGATTCCCGACTAGGCCCCCCAAGAA
Proteins encoded in this region:
- the murB gene encoding UDP-N-acetylmuramate dehydrogenase, with the translated sequence MSSQQWFPITDSFLREVIAPLEETLEGRIHKNVSLSQISRWKIGGNAWCVVDAASSSDISNVFRLMRSRSEPVFIMGDSSNVLFDTRGFNGLILRISRSMSSVRTSGSTMVAQAGVWMPYLARRSAQEGLSGLEHAVGIPGTLGGLVLMNGGSQRLGIGNNVLRVQCVTFNGEDMTLSRDDCNFSYRKSSLQFQRLAVVEVQLELTPADPSIIRRDMINILRSRRTRFPKNLPNGGSTFLSDPTMYSSVGAPGAIIERIGFKGLREGGAQISTQHANFIVNNGGATSFDVLRLVYLIRQRVQDVTGFRLDCEVQHVRFDGVVAPAHVAAHEHFELLR
- a CDS encoding UDP-N-acetylglucosamine 1-carboxyvinyltransferase, giving the protein MRAIIRGGRRPVGRVRVSGAKNSATRLLAAALLSDEISEFTEFPTRLVDVGHKVRFCRSIGVKIDIDNDRERIRIDASSMNAEELNRSEYDIPIRTTYLLAAAQLARFGIARIPYPGGCPIGGGTSGGRGYDLHLLVWRSLGCEVEEKEAFIEVRGKRFVGGRIDFPISTVGGTENALICAAVASGTTRIYNAYITPEVRDLISFLRQMGADLEVYGTSHVVVHGLARSLSGSRMAVMPDRIEALTWIVYAVLAQGEVTIENVPFESMEVPLIHLKHAGIDLLRNSSAVQVTPDCLRSGAVQPFELACGAHPGVISDMQPLFVALALRGAGTSRVFDYRYPERIAFVDELAKLVGDQNLTAAPGKIIIQGPARFVPGEANSTDLRGSMAAVIAALCADGISTVNGVHMALRGYNDLERKLKALGADINIENENENAR
- a CDS encoding oligosaccharide flippase family protein, translated to MIARSALTIFLAKTATRFLQLFTFVILARILSPHGFGDYGVIISAVFLGGLVGNLGIRQSTARLIAREDYAAGPLVSASLLAWPALSVATCVAIFWLLDETIGRLSSLGQVAVIIAVTSFMHLTIIQGALLGQSNIRDFSIAESGPRFAHLVFVLPFLLVQDLTLDLALMIFGVGFLVFIPYVTIMAYRNQADFFPAISQLPRLVGSGFVFAASLFLVMLQGRIGLFFLQGAEGATQAGLYFAAQRVSEIFLDTATAVALVLFAEAARSKDAGAASAIGIRMSSLFLIVFSILGAAVYFLAPLVVEVVLGAPFAGAVEPLQIVSLGLGPVAACRVLTGVMTGIGKPNASSAIALVGLVINFGVCAVAIPLWQSNGAAMGFVAGQLACYLIYLYFFRGYLKPGLHCALQDICIISRRIRDTLKRAGV